Within the Gorilla gorilla gorilla isolate KB3781 chromosome 15, NHGRI_mGorGor1-v2.1_pri, whole genome shotgun sequence genome, the region cgatctcctgacctcgtgatccgcccacctcggcctcccaaagtgctgggattacaggcgtgagccaccgcttccagccccagctaattttttgtattgttagtagaaacagggtttcaccatgttagccaggctggtcctgaactcctgacctcaggtgatccacctgccttggcctcccaaagtgctgggattacaggcgtgagccaccacacctggccatatttatgtctgttttaaaaaacaaCGGTATGAACCAATTAAATTTTTCTGCCTATACCCCCTGCCCCACACACATTTAAAACATCAAGCTAAGGAACTTAAGACCTAGGAGAAATGAAAAGCTTTGCATGTCCAAAGTTTAGGATCCTTGGGTAACAACTCTGAATAATAACTGTTTAGGCTATATCCTGTCCAGTTGAACTAGTGACCTCTGCTTAGTTAAGGAGTGGTCTGGGGCAGAAGACTGTCTTAATGTATCTCACTAAAAACACTATGGggcacgcggtggctcacgcctgtaatccctgcactctgggaggccgaagcaggcgaatcacgaggtcaggagttcaagaccagcccaatgaacatggtgaaactccgtctctaataaaaatacaaaaaattagctgggtgtagtggtgggcgcctgtaatcccagctactcaggaggctgaggcaggagaatcacttgaactaggaggtggagattgcagtgagccaagattacaccactgcactccagcccaggcaacagagcgagactccgtctcaagaaaaaaaaaaaaaacagggcgggtgcagtggctcacacctgtaatcccagcactttgggaggccgaggcaggcagatcacctgagatcaggagttcgagaccagcctgaccaacatggagaaaccgtctctactaaaaatacaaaattagctggacatgatggcgcatgcctgtaatcccagccactcgggaggctgaggcaggataatctcttgaacccaggaggtagaggttgcagtgagccgagatcgcaccattgcactccagcctgggcaatgagtgaaactccatctcaaaaacaaacaaacaaaaaaaaaacagtatgagTACCTTGGGTAAGAGAAGTCACTGCTGCAAGGAACTCCCATCTGCAGGATGTTTTGTGCTCCTGGTTGCTGGGCATTAAATGCTAGTAGCAACCCCCACTGTTATTGGGTCaaccaaaaacatttttatacatttccACTAGACTAAAGACTTAAAAACAAAGGCTCACCTCAGGAACTACATCTGTGATCATCTCACAGATAGTCTCAGGAGAAGGTGCCTCCACTGTATGGGCCTCAGGGCTGTTGTTCATAGGCCGCTCAGGACTACTTTCCACAGTTGGTGGGACTAAGGTAGTCTGCATTTTCAAAGTGGGTAGAGGCACACTCTTGATCTGCAGAGGAGGAGGCTGTTGCTGTAAATTGATTCGAACTTTCTGAGGTGGAGGCTGTTGCATGGCCTGGAGTGGAGGAGGCTGCTGCAGAATGGTAACTTGCTGCTGAGTCGGGGGCTGTGGCATCTGTTGTAATGGAGGGGGCTGTAGTCGGGGTGGAGGCAGTTGcatagaagcagcagcagcagcagctgctgctgcctgCAACACTGACCGAGTGACAATCTGGGCTTGTTGACTGGGCTGGATAGTAGCTGTACTGGTTTGGCCTAGTTGGAGCCCCCGGGAGGTCACCACTGTGGCTGGGATAACAGTAACCATCCCTCCTTGAGACATAGTAATGGAAGAGGGCAACATTTGTTTGGTAATAATCAACTTGGTGATATTGGGctgacccccagctccagaaGATGCCTGGTTTGCCACATAGGATGAAAGGGTGGAGTTAACAACAATGGATGGGGACAGGGCAGGGGGCTCTATTGAAGCTGGTGCTGGAGATGCTGGGTCAACAGTAGCCATAGGAGGTGGAGAAGGAGTTTGTGATGGTGGTGCTGGATCCAATTCCACTGTTTCCACAGTGGcctaaaagaagacataaatcaatCTATCAATTAATCAATCACTTGGTGGTATTTACTTCTTAAAATTGCTAACAAACACTTCCAAAAAACTTCTTACTGGTTTAAATATTCATTCTATCCTATCCCTTTTACCTGACACTCCTGGTTGTCTTTGTAAGCAGCCAGTGCCTTCAGATACTCTTTCTTGgcagcctcagttttcctcttaTATACCTGCaaaaaagagactttaaaaaaaaaaacaaaactccccaTACTCCTAGGAAAGACTGATAGTTCTGTATTATTTATCAATGAATGACAATTCATCTTAGTCTAATCACTGACAACCTCTATCAGTGAATACAATTCTGAAAGCTAACAGTCAAGACAACCTCCATGGCAGACTCACTCCACTGAGCATACCTCTGAAAGACAACCAATCGACAGGAGTCTGGCAAGAAtagctacatttattttatttttttttaaattttttttgagacagagtcgtgctctctcgcccaggctccagtgcagtggcgtgatcttggctcattgcaagctctgcctcccaggttcatgccattctcctgcttcagcctcccgagtagctgggactataggcacctgccaccacgcccggctaattttttgtatttttagtagagatggggtttcgctgtgttagccaggatggtctcgatctcctgacctcgtgatccgcctgcctctgcctcccaaagtgctgggattacaggcgtgagccaccacacccggccaagaataGCTACATTTAAGGCAAACATCAACCCATGCTCACTTCTGTAACAAAAATAAACCCTAatctgccaggtgcggtggctcacgcctgtaatcccagcactttgggaggccaaggtggccagatcacaaggtcaggagattgagaccatcctggctaacatggtgaaacccgatctctactaaaaaaacaaaaacaaaactagcccggcatggtgatgggcgcctatagtccagctactcaggaggctgacgcaggagaatggcgtgaacctgggagacagaccttgcagtcagccaagattgtgctactgcactccagcctgggcgacacagcgagactctgtctcaaaaaaaaaataaataaatacaaaataaacccTAATCCAAAAACTGTGTCTTAGCCTGGGACTGTGTCTAACCAGTATATTTTCCCTCATGGAATGTGGTAAATTGTTTGCAAAGATGGCCACAAGAACTCCTCCCATATGACCTTTCTCCCTTCAAGAGCTGAAGCCTATTTCCCCCTCCTTTGAATCTGGGCTAgctctaaaaagtttttaaactctaaatccaaaaaagaaaaagaaagaaaaaaaataggccaggtgtggtggctcacacctgtaattccagcatgttgggaggacaaggcaggcggatcacctgagatcaggagtttggcaccagcctgaccaacacggtgaaaccctgtctctactaaaaatacaacattagctgggtgtggcggcacatgccagtaatcccagctacttgggaggctgaggcaggagaatcacttgaacccaggaggtggaagttgcagtaagctgagattgcaccactgcactgcagcctgggtaacaagagcgaaattccatctcaaaaacaaacaaacaaataattctaAATCCAAACTTGGTAGTGGATTTGAGAGTTAGCCACAGCATGCAGCTTATCAAGTAATAGCCTAATTTTataaatgggggaaaaaatgagACTTAGAAAAGTTAAATATCTAAAAATTGAACAGAAGGACACTACATGAGGAATTATAGGAGACATTATTAGTGGAAAGCACATGGGAAGAGTTAAAGAACCTGGATTGTGTCTCAACTTTACCACTTAAATGTTATATGACCTTAACTGGGCAGTGGGCTCCAGTTTCCACCTTAAAAGCGGGAAATGGTAGCTATTTTTGAGAGTTATTGTAAAGATGCAGTACTTCtgtaacaattattattattttttgagatggagtttcactcttgttgcccaggctggagtgcaatggcatgatctcggctcactgcaacctccgcctcccaggttcaagcaattctcctgcctcagcctcccgagtagctgggatttgaggcatgccaccacacccggctaatttttttgtatttttagtagagtcggggtttcaatgtcagccaggatggtgttgatctcctgacttcatgatccgcctgccttggcttcccaaagtgctgggattaacaggcgtgagccaccgtgcccggcctattaacaattattatttatttatttgagccagggtcttgttctgtcacccaggctggagtgcagtgacacaaacatggctcactgcagcctttatatcctgaactcaagcaatcctcccgcctcagcctccacagctgggaccaaaggcacatgccaccacacccagctaattttctgtgagacgggggtctccctatgttgcccaggatggtctcgaactcatgggctcaagcagtcctcctgccctggcctcccaaagtgctgggattaaaggcatgagccaccacactcagcctattaataatttttaaataggccgggcgcagtggctcatgcctgtaatcccagcactttgggaggccgaggcgggtggatcacgaggtcaggagatcgagaccatcctggctgacatggtgaaacgccgtctctactaaaaatacaaaaacaaaattagcccagtgtggtggaagcgcctgcagtcccagctacctgggaggctgaagcaggagaatggcgtgaacccaggaggcggagcttgcagtgagctgagatcacggcactgcactccagcctgggtgacagagcgagactctgtctcaaaaaaaaaaaaatttaaataggttTTCTGGAGTCAGTGTATGGCTGCAACTTCGAAGACAAGGGATGATATTTAAGTGTCATTAACAAACAGCTGATATTAGATAAGGAcatgtaagaaaaaagaaaacctcaatttttatctctttaaaaactTCTGGAACATTCACTATTAGTTCCTCAATATTTGCTCACCTGTTTTTGCTCTTCTCCAAGACTATCCCACATGGAGGCCACAATTTTTGAAACCTCACCAAAAGTGGCATTAGGATTCTGTCCCTTGATGGCAGCCTGTGTATCACGAAAGAATAAAGCATATGCTGAAACTGGTT harbors:
- the TOX4 gene encoding TOX high mobility group box family member 4 isoform X1, which gives rise to MEFPGGNDNYLTITGPSHPFLSGAETFHTPSLGDEEFEIPPISLDSDPSLAVSDVVGHFDDLADPSSSQDGSFSAQYGVQTLDMPVGMTHGLMEQGGGLLSGGLTMDLDHSIGTQYSANPPVTIDVPMTDMTSGLMGHSQLTTIDQSELSSQLGLSLGGGTILPPAQSPEDRLSTTPSPTSSLHEDGVEDFRRQLPSQKTVVVEAGKKQKAPKKRKKKDPNEPQKPVSAYALFFRDTQAAIKGQNPNATFGEVSKIVASMWDSLGEEQKQVYKRKTEAAKKEYLKALAAYKDNQECQATVETVELDPAPPSQTPSPPPMATVDPASPAPASIEPPALSPSIVVNSTLSSYVANQASSGAGGQPNITKLIITKQMLPSSITMSQGGMVTVIPATVVTSRGLQLGQTSTATIQPSQQAQIVTRSVLQAAAAAAAAASMQLPPPRLQPPPLQQMPQPPTQQQVTILQQPPPLQAMQQPPPQKVRINLQQQPPPLQIKSVPLPTLKMQTTLVPPTVESSPERPMNNSPEAHTVEAPSPETICEMITDVVPEVESPSQMDVELVSGSPVALSPQPRCVRSGCENPPIVSKDWDNEYCSNECVVKHCRDVFLAWVASRNSNTVVFVK
- the TOX4 gene encoding TOX high mobility group box family member 4 isoform X2, yielding MEFPGGNDNYLTITGPSHPFLSGAETFHTPSLGDEEFEIPPISLDSDPSLAVSDVVGHFDDLADPSSSQDGSFSAQYGVQTLDMPVGMTHGLMEQGGGLLSGGLTMDLDHSIGTQYSANPPVTIDVPMTDMTSGLMGHSQLTTIDQSELSSQLGLSLGGGTILPPAQSPEDRLSTTPSPTSSLHEDGVEDFRRLPSQKTVVVEAGKKQKAPKKRKKKDPNEPQKPVSAYALFFRDTQAAIKGQNPNATFGEVSKIVASMWDSLGEEQKQVYKRKTEAAKKEYLKALAAYKDNQECQATVETVELDPAPPSQTPSPPPMATVDPASPAPASIEPPALSPSIVVNSTLSSYVANQASSGAGGQPNITKLIITKQMLPSSITMSQGGMVTVIPATVVTSRGLQLGQTSTATIQPSQQAQIVTRSVLQAAAAAAAAASMQLPPPRLQPPPLQQMPQPPTQQQVTILQQPPPLQAMQQPPPQKVRINLQQQPPPLQIKSVPLPTLKMQTTLVPPTVESSPERPMNNSPEAHTVEAPSPETICEMITDVVPEVESPSQMDVELVSGSPVALSPQPRCVRSGCENPPIVSKDWDNEYCSNECVVKHCRDVFLAWVASRNSNTVVFVK